In a single window of the Desulfobulbaceae bacterium genome:
- a CDS encoding ATP-binding protein encodes MNPFVKFFETISKYLILETESLTSRARYLRFRTTLLLMFITLSIAPMGLISVVTYYQYLDLLESKSRNNLMLNIASTKKRVEVSIDELISVMAFIMLDHPYELLSDQVSLEQLFVRMQSQYKDFVDLGVIDNDGIQRSYAGPYSLGGKDYSEDPSFTVARQDNVYISSVYLGYRKEPHFIIAIKKNTSAQGKSWILRATIDADSLKTYIDNAISAEETDDVFLVSHEGHLQLSSRYFGSIMDEYDLPPIDPGSQISFVQKKDRVSKRMAEALAFVEGTPWILVMAQESPIFTKTFSRFRTQLIVVFVLFSTVVLLVIVRTVNFVGTRVREADQRRDDILGKAEHSNKLASIGRLAAGVAHEINNPLATIGQKAGLMLDIFEMTGDFENKEKLVEQINGIKSSVDRGTVITHRLLGFARRMDISAEKVEINNLVSETIGFLEMEAEHRKIKIGRHLQKELPPIQSDRGKLQQIVLNIINNAIDALEGKERGQIDISTVLTEESKVKIIIDDNGAGMPPKVLNKIFEPFFTTKETGKGTGLGLSITYGLVKELGGEIHVDSKLDEGTTFTVELPLTLDQDEVAENGNG; translated from the coding sequence ATGAATCCATTTGTAAAGTTTTTCGAGACAATCAGCAAATACCTCATCCTGGAGACGGAATCTCTAACCTCTAGAGCCAGATACCTGCGCTTCAGGACTACCCTGCTTTTAATGTTTATCACGCTTTCAATTGCTCCTATGGGGCTTATTTCTGTGGTTACTTATTACCAGTATCTTGATTTGCTTGAGAGCAAGTCCCGCAACAATTTGATGCTGAATATCGCCAGCACGAAAAAAAGGGTTGAAGTCTCAATTGACGAACTTATATCGGTGATGGCTTTTATCATGTTGGATCACCCTTATGAATTACTTTCAGATCAGGTTTCTTTAGAACAGCTTTTTGTCCGGATGCAGAGCCAGTACAAAGATTTTGTCGATTTGGGAGTTATTGATAATGATGGAATACAGAGATCGTATGCAGGGCCTTACAGTCTTGGAGGCAAGGATTATAGTGAAGATCCAAGTTTTACTGTGGCCAGGCAGGACAACGTATATATCAGCTCTGTCTACTTGGGTTACAGAAAAGAGCCCCACTTTATAATAGCAATTAAGAAAAACACATCGGCCCAGGGTAAATCTTGGATACTGCGTGCCACTATTGATGCAGACAGCTTGAAAACGTACATCGACAACGCAATCAGTGCAGAAGAGACCGATGATGTATTTCTGGTAAGTCATGAAGGGCACCTTCAGCTTTCATCTCGATACTTTGGTTCAATAATGGATGAATACGATCTGCCGCCAATTGACCCTGGAAGTCAGATCAGTTTTGTCCAAAAAAAGGATCGAGTTTCAAAAAGGATGGCTGAGGCACTTGCCTTTGTTGAGGGAACGCCGTGGATTTTGGTAATGGCTCAGGAATCACCAATTTTTACTAAAACGTTTTCACGTTTCAGGACTCAGCTGATAGTTGTTTTTGTCCTTTTTTCAACCGTTGTTTTGCTGGTTATAGTACGGACGGTGAACTTTGTTGGCACCCGGGTACGCGAGGCGGACCAGAGACGGGACGATATCTTGGGTAAAGCTGAGCATTCGAATAAACTGGCATCGATCGGAAGGCTTGCGGCCGGGGTTGCCCATGAAATCAATAACCCTCTTGCAACCATTGGCCAAAAAGCAGGCCTGATGCTGGATATTTTCGAAATGACAGGTGATTTTGAAAATAAAGAAAAATTGGTTGAGCAAATTAACGGTATTAAAAGCTCTGTCGATCGTGGCACAGTTATTACCCATCGGTTGTTAGGTTTTGCCAGAAGAATGGATATATCAGCGGAAAAAGTCGAGATTAATAACCTGGTCAGTGAGACCATCGGCTTTCTTGAAATGGAAGCGGAACACCGGAAGATCAAAATAGGTCGGCACCTTCAAAAAGAACTGCCACCAATTCAGAGCGATCGCGGAAAACTACAGCAGATTGTGCTCAACATTATCAATAATGCCATTGATGCTCTTGAGGGCAAGGAAAGGGGGCAGATTGATATATCTACTGTTTTGACAGAAGAAAGTAAGGTTAAAATAATTATTGATGATAATGGGGCGGGGATGCCTCCAAAGGTACTCAATAAAATTTTTGAACCTTTTTTCACAACCAAAGAAACAGGAAAAGGTACAGGCCTGGGTCTGTCAATTACCTATGGACTTGTAAAGGAGCTCGGTGGGGAAATTCACGTTGATAGTAAGCTTGACGAAGGGACAACTTTCACTGTTGAGTTGCCGCTGACACTTGATCAGGATGAAGTGGCGGAGAATGGCAATGGTTAA